A single genomic interval of Tursiops truncatus isolate mTurTru1 chromosome 16, mTurTru1.mat.Y, whole genome shotgun sequence harbors:
- the CHRM3 gene encoding muscarinic acetylcholine receptor M3 → MTLHNNNTTSPLFPNISSSWIHGPSEAGLPPGTVTHFGSYNISRAAGNSSSPNGTTSDPLGGHTIWQVVFIAFLTGVLALVTIIGNILVIVAFKVNKQLKTVNNYFLLSLACADLIIGVISMNLFTTYIIMNRWALGNLACDLWLSIDYVASNASVMNLLVISFDRYFSITRPLTYRAKRTTKRAGVMIGLAWVISFILWAPAILFWQYFVGKRTVPPGECFIQFLSEPTITFGTAIAAFYMPVTIMTILYWRIYKETEKRTKELAGLQASGTEAEAENFVHPTGSSRSCSSYELQQQSMKRSARRKYRRCHFWFTTKSWKPSAEQIDQDHSSSDSWNNNDAAASLENSASSDEEDIGSETRAIYSIVLKLPGHSTILSSTKLPSSDNLQVPEEELGAVDLETKASKLQAQKSMDDGGSFQKSFSKLPIQLESAVDTAKAPDVNSSVGKTAATLPLSFKEATLAKRFALKTRSQITKRKRMSLIKEKKAAQTLSAILLAFIITWTPYNIMVLVNTFCDSCIPKTYWNLGYWLCYINSTVNPVCYALCNKTFRTTFKMLLLCQCDKRKRRKQQYQQRQSVIFHKRAPEQAL, encoded by the coding sequence ATGACCTTGCACAATAACAATACAACCTCACCTTTGTTTCcgaacatcagctcttcctggatTCACGGCCCTTCCGAGGCAGGGCTGCCCCCAGGAACGGTTACTCATTTTGGCAGCTACAACATTTCTCGGGCAgctgggaattcctcctctccAAATGGCACCACCAGTGACCCTCTGGGAGGTCATACCATCTGGCAGGTGGTCTTCATTGCATTCTTAACGGGCGTCCTGGCCTTGGTGACCATCATCGGCAACATCCTGGTGATAGTGGCATTCAAGGTCAACAAGCAACTGAAGACCGTCAACAACTACTTCCTCTTAAGTCTGGCCTGTGCCGACCTGATTATTGGGGTCATTTCAATGAATCTGTTTACTACCTACATCATCATGAACCGATGGGCTTTAGGGAACTTGGCCTGTGACCTCTGGCTTTCCATTGACTACGTGGCTAGCAATGCCTCCGTCATGAATCTTCTGGTCATTAGCTTTGACAGGTACTTTTCCATCACGAGGCCGCTCACGTACCGAGCCAAACGAACAACAAAGCGAGCTGGTGTGATGATAGGTCTGGCTTGGGTCATCTCCTTCATCCTTTGGGCTCCTGCCATCTTGTTCTGGCAATACTTTGTTGGGAAGAGAACTGTGCCTCCAGGGGAGTGTTTCATCCAGTTCCTCAGTGAGCCCACCATCACCTTCGGCACGGCCATCGCTGCCTTTTATATGCCTGTCACCATCATGACTATTTTATACTGGAGGATctataaggaaactgaaaaacGTACCAAAGAGCTTGCTGGGCTGCAGGCCTCtgggacagaggcagaggcagagaactTTGTCCATCCCACAGGTAGTTCTCGAAGCTGCAGCAGCTATGAGCTTCAACAGCAAAGCATGAAACGCTCAGCCAGGAGGAAGTACAGACGCTGCCACTTCTGGTTCACAACGAAGAGCTGGAAGCCCAGTGCCGAGCAGATTGACCAAGACCACAGCAGCAGCGACAGCTGGAATAACAACGATGCTGCTGCCTCCCTGGAAAATTCCGCTTCCTCCGACGAGGAGGACATCGGCTCGGAGACAAGAGCCATCTACTCCATCGTGCTCAAGCTTCCGGGTCACAGCACCATCCTCAGCTCCACCAAGTTACCCTCGTCAGACAACCTGCAGGTGCcggaggaggagctgggggcaGTGGACTTAGAGACGAAAGCCAGCAAACTCCAGGCCCAAAAGAGCATGGACGACGGAGGCAGTTTTCAGAAAAGCTTCTCCAAGCTTCCCATCCAGTTGGAGTCAGCCGTGGACACGGCCAAGGCCCCTGATGTCAACTCCTCAGTGGGCAAGACCGCGGCCACTCTGCCTCTGTCCTTTAAGGAAGCTACTCTGGCCAAGAGGTTTGCTCTGAAGACCAGAAGCCAGATCACCAAGCGGAAACGGATGTCCCTCATCAAGGAGAAGAAGGCGGCCCAGACCCTCAGCGCCATCTTGCTTGCCTTCATTATCACCTGGACCCCCTACAACATTATGGTTCTGGTGAACACCTTTTGTGACAGCTGCATCCCCAAAACCTATTGGAATCTGGGCTATTGGCTGTGCTACATCAACAGCACCGTGAACCCCGTGTGCTATGCCCTGTGCAACAAAACATTCAGAACCACTTTCAAGATGCTGCTGTTGTGCCAGTGTGACAAAAGGAAGAGGCGCAAGCAGCAGTACCAGCAAAGACAGTCAGTCATTTTCCACAAACGGGCGCCCGAGCAGGCCTTGTAG